In the Mycolicibacter sp. MU0102 genome, one interval contains:
- the eccB gene encoding type VII secretion protein EccB yields the protein MSAPSDRSDLTEDGRRSFASRTPVNDNPDRVEYRRGFITKHQVSGWRFLVRRISAGLALHDTRMLVEPLRTQSRSVLMGVVLLATGVAGSFALSLIRPGGSAGNDPVLADRSTSALYVRVGDELHPVLNLTSARLVAGRPVNPTAVKAAVLDNFPRGNLLGIPGAPERLVQNADADANWTVCDAASGSATGVTVIAGRLDTDGSRADALGAQHAVLVDNGAGAWLLWDGKRSRIDLDDRAVTAALGLDAGASKPRPIASGLFNVIPEAPALVAPVIPDAGNPLPFALPVPVSIGSVVVAHEIDDSSDTARRYYAVLSDGLQPISGVLAAVLRNTDSQGLDRPPVLGADDVARLPVSHQLDVSRFPEQPVKVVDAVSAPVTCAQWSKPAGASTSSLRLLSGSTLPLREGVRTLDLVGAGVGGTAARVALTPGSGYFAQSVNSDPAANATAGPLFWISDTGVRYGINTEAGTTGGDGDTIAALGLTEPALPIPWSVLSQFALGPTLSRGDALLAHDGLAPDSRPGRRASAELGTGSNGGETR from the coding sequence ATGAGCGCACCTTCGGACCGGTCTGATCTGACGGAAGACGGGCGGCGCTCGTTCGCGTCGCGGACCCCAGTCAACGACAATCCCGACCGAGTCGAGTACCGGCGCGGTTTTATCACCAAGCACCAGGTCAGCGGCTGGCGATTCCTGGTGCGGCGGATTTCCGCGGGCCTTGCTCTGCATGACACCCGGATGCTCGTGGAGCCGCTGCGCACCCAGTCCCGTTCGGTGTTGATGGGGGTGGTCCTGTTGGCCACCGGAGTGGCCGGCAGCTTTGCGCTGTCTTTGATTCGGCCGGGTGGATCCGCCGGCAACGATCCCGTGTTGGCTGACCGGTCCACATCGGCGCTTTATGTGCGGGTCGGAGATGAGCTGCACCCAGTGCTGAATCTGACCTCTGCGCGGCTGGTCGCTGGTCGTCCGGTGAATCCCACAGCAGTGAAAGCGGCCGTGTTGGACAACTTCCCGCGTGGCAATCTGCTGGGTATTCCGGGAGCGCCGGAGCGGCTGGTGCAAAACGCAGACGCCGACGCGAACTGGACGGTGTGCGACGCGGCGTCCGGCAGCGCCACGGGCGTGACAGTGATCGCCGGGCGGCTGGACACCGACGGGAGTCGCGCTGACGCGTTGGGAGCGCAGCACGCGGTGCTGGTCGACAACGGTGCCGGTGCCTGGCTGTTGTGGGACGGCAAGCGCAGCCGGATCGACCTCGACGATCGGGCCGTCACCGCCGCGCTGGGCCTGGATGCCGGTGCATCCAAGCCTCGGCCGATCGCTTCGGGACTGTTCAACGTGATTCCGGAGGCGCCCGCCCTGGTGGCGCCGGTGATCCCCGATGCGGGGAACCCGCTGCCGTTCGCATTGCCGGTGCCGGTTTCCATCGGCTCTGTGGTCGTGGCGCACGAGATCGACGACAGTTCTGACACCGCCCGGCGGTACTACGCGGTGTTATCCGATGGCTTGCAGCCGATTTCTGGTGTGTTGGCGGCGGTGTTGCGTAACACTGATTCGCAGGGTTTGGATCGGCCGCCGGTGTTGGGTGCCGATGATGTTGCGCGACTGCCTGTTTCGCACCAGTTGGATGTGTCGCGTTTCCCGGAGCAGCCGGTCAAGGTGGTTGATGCGGTGTCGGCGCCGGTGACGTGCGCGCAGTGGAGCAAGCCTGCTGGGGCGAGCACGAGTTCGTTGAGGTTGTTGTCGGGTTCGACGCTGCCGTTGCGTGAGGGTGTGCGCACCCTGGATTTGGTGGGCGCGGGAGTGGGCGGCACCGCCGCACGCGTCGCGCTGACCCCGGGGTCGGGCTACTTCGCCCAGAGCGTCAACAGTGATCCGGCGGCCAACGCGACTGCGGGCCCGCTGTTCTGGATCTCGGACACCGGTGTGCGGTATGGCATCAACACCGAGGCCGGCACCACTGGTGGCGATGGAGACACCATCGCCGCACTCGGCCTGACCGAGCCGGCACTGCCGATTCCGTGGTCGGTGCTCTCGCAGTTCGCCCTTGGACCCACCTTGTCGCGTGGTGATGCGTTGTTGGCGCATGACGGGTTGGCGCCGGATTCGCGTCCGGGTCGTCGTGCCTCTGCTGAGCTGGGTACCGGATCTAACGGGGGAGAGACCCGATGA
- the eccA gene encoding type VII secretion AAA-ATPase EccA — protein MSNRDVGVLEARTRTTKVDADVVSRFATCSRALGIAVHGRKRPADLAAARAGFAALTRVAHDQCDAWVGLAAAGDTSPRVLEAVWRTELTVGALQRQLDLQHGALGFHYDTGLYLQFRATDPDDFQLAYASALTAAGHYGEAYRLVTEIAERRPGFRDARWLATVIHYRAERWSDVVKLLTPIVNDPELDDLFAHAAKIALGSALARLGMFAPALSYLEEPEGPIAAAATDGALAKGLVLRAQDDEETAAEVLQDLYAANPENEQVQQALLDHSFGIITTTAARIEARTDPWDRGTEPNESDFIDPGAHERKAELLAEAERELGEFIGLDEVKDQVQRLKSSVAMAIRREQHGLAVAQRAHHLVFAGPPGTGKTTIARVVAKIYCGLGLLKKENVREVHRADLIGQHIGETEAKTNAVIDSALDGVLFLDEAYALVATGAKNDFGLIAIDTLLARMENDRDRLVVIIAGYRADLDRFLDTNEGLRSRFSRSIDFPSYTAGELVEIATVMAEHRDSVFEPSAQEDLQALFGQLAAASHPDANGVERRSLDIAGNGRFVRNLVERSEEEREFRLDHSEQAGSEAFTDEELMTITAEDVRNSVAPLLRGLGLEAKV, from the coding sequence ATGAGTAACCGTGACGTGGGCGTGCTGGAGGCACGTACTCGCACAACCAAGGTGGATGCCGACGTCGTCAGCCGGTTCGCCACCTGCAGTCGAGCGCTGGGTATCGCGGTCCACGGTCGGAAACGGCCCGCCGACCTGGCCGCGGCCCGCGCGGGCTTCGCCGCGCTGACCCGTGTCGCCCACGATCAATGCGATGCGTGGGTGGGCCTGGCCGCTGCCGGCGATACCTCGCCACGGGTATTGGAGGCGGTCTGGCGCACCGAGCTGACAGTGGGTGCTCTGCAACGGCAACTCGACCTGCAGCACGGTGCGCTGGGCTTCCACTACGACACAGGGCTGTACCTGCAGTTCCGCGCCACCGATCCCGACGATTTCCAGCTGGCCTATGCCAGCGCGCTGACCGCGGCCGGCCACTATGGCGAGGCGTACCGACTGGTCACCGAGATCGCCGAGCGCCGGCCGGGTTTCCGCGATGCTCGCTGGCTCGCCACGGTGATCCACTACCGCGCCGAGCGGTGGTCGGATGTCGTGAAGCTGTTGACTCCGATCGTCAACGACCCGGAGCTGGACGACTTGTTCGCCCACGCCGCCAAGATCGCCCTAGGGAGTGCGCTGGCGCGGCTGGGCATGTTCGCCCCTGCGTTGTCGTACCTGGAGGAGCCGGAAGGGCCGATCGCGGCCGCGGCCACCGACGGGGCCCTGGCTAAGGGATTGGTCCTGCGGGCCCAAGACGATGAGGAGACCGCGGCTGAGGTTTTGCAGGACCTTTATGCCGCCAACCCGGAGAACGAGCAGGTTCAGCAGGCCCTGTTGGACCACAGCTTCGGGATCATCACGACCACCGCGGCCCGGATCGAGGCCCGGACCGACCCGTGGGACCGCGGCACCGAGCCGAACGAATCCGACTTCATCGATCCCGGCGCGCATGAGCGCAAGGCGGAGCTGCTGGCCGAGGCCGAGCGTGAACTCGGCGAGTTCATCGGCCTCGACGAGGTCAAGGATCAGGTGCAGCGGCTGAAAAGTTCGGTGGCGATGGCGATCCGGCGCGAGCAGCACGGTCTGGCCGTGGCGCAACGAGCCCATCACCTGGTCTTCGCCGGGCCGCCCGGGACGGGTAAGACCACCATCGCCCGTGTGGTGGCCAAGATCTACTGCGGCCTGGGCCTGCTGAAGAAAGAGAATGTGCGTGAGGTGCACCGTGCCGACCTGATCGGTCAGCACATCGGTGAGACCGAAGCCAAGACCAACGCGGTCATCGACAGCGCCCTTGATGGTGTGCTGTTCCTCGATGAGGCGTATGCCTTGGTGGCCACCGGCGCCAAGAACGATTTCGGTCTGATCGCCATCGACACCCTGCTGGCGCGGATGGAAAACGACCGTGACCGGCTGGTGGTGATCATCGCGGGCTACCGGGCCGACCTGGACCGGTTCCTGGACACCAACGAAGGTCTGCGGTCACGCTTTTCTCGCAGCATCGACTTCCCGTCCTACACAGCGGGCGAGTTGGTCGAGATCGCCACTGTGATGGCCGAGCACCGGGACAGCGTCTTTGAACCGAGCGCGCAAGAAGACTTGCAGGCGCTGTTCGGTCAGCTGGCTGCTGCGTCGCACCCCGATGCCAACGGTGTCGAACGGCGCAGCCTGGACATCGCCGGCAACGGCCGGTTCGTACGAAACCTCGTCGAACGCTCCGAGGAGGAGCGCGAATTCCGGCTCGATCATTCCGAACAAGCTGGCAGCGAGGCATTCACTGATGAGGAGCTCATGACCATTACTGCCGAAGACGTTCGTAACTCGGTGGCGCCGTTGCTGCGTGGCCTGGGCTTGGAGGCCAAGGTATGA